From a single Rhinolophus ferrumequinum isolate MPI-CBG mRhiFer1 chromosome 15, mRhiFer1_v1.p, whole genome shotgun sequence genomic region:
- the TNNI3 gene encoding troponin I, cardiac muscle isoform X1, giving the protein MADESSDAAGDSCPAPAPIRRRSSANYRAYATEPHAKKKSKISASRKLQLKTLMLQIAKQELEREAEDRRGEKGRALSTRCQPLELAGLGFQELQDLCRQLHARVDKVDEERYDVEAKVTKNITEIADLTQKIFDLRGKFKRPTLRRVRISADAMMQALLGTRAKESLDLRAHLKQVKKEDTEKENREVGDWRKNIDALSGMEGRKKKFEG; this is encoded by the exons ATGGCAGACGA AAGCAGCGATGCG GCCGGGGACTCGTGCCCCGCGCCTGCTCCGATCCGCCGCCGCTCCTCCGCCAACTACCGCGCTTATGCCACCGAGCCGCATGCCAAG AAAAAGTCTAAGATCTCCGCCTCGAGAAAACTGCAGCTGAAG ACCCTGATGCTACAGATAGCGAAGCAGGAGCTGGAGCGGGAGGCGGAGGATCGGCGTGGAGAGAAGGGACGCGCTCTGAGCACGCGGTGCCAGCCTCTGGAGTTAGCCGGGCTGGGCTTCCAGGAGCTGCAG GACTTGTGCCGACAGCTTCATGCCCGTGTGGACAAGGTGGATGAGGAGAGATACGATGTGGAGGCAAAAGTTACCAAGAACATCACGGAG ATCGCAGATCTGACCCAGAAGATCTTTGACCTTCGGGGCAAGTTCAAGAGGCCCACCCTACGGAGAGTGCGGATCTCTGCAGATGCCATGATGCAGGCCCTGCTGGGGACGAGGGCTAAGGAGTCCTTAGACCTGCGGGCCCACCTCAAGCAGGTGAAGAAGGAGGACACAGAGAAG GAAAACCGGGAAGTGGGAGACTGGCGCAAGAACATCGACGCACTGAGTGGAATGGAGGGACGCAAGAAAAAGTTTGAGGGCTGA
- the TNNI3 gene encoding troponin I, cardiac muscle isoform X2, with the protein MADESSDAKKSKISASRKLQLKTLMLQIAKQELEREAEDRRGEKGRALSTRCQPLELAGLGFQELQDLCRQLHARVDKVDEERYDVEAKVTKNITEIADLTQKIFDLRGKFKRPTLRRVRISADAMMQALLGTRAKESLDLRAHLKQVKKEDTEKENREVGDWRKNIDALSGMEGRKKKFEG; encoded by the exons ATGGCAGACGA AAGCAGCGATGCG AAAAAGTCTAAGATCTCCGCCTCGAGAAAACTGCAGCTGAAG ACCCTGATGCTACAGATAGCGAAGCAGGAGCTGGAGCGGGAGGCGGAGGATCGGCGTGGAGAGAAGGGACGCGCTCTGAGCACGCGGTGCCAGCCTCTGGAGTTAGCCGGGCTGGGCTTCCAGGAGCTGCAG GACTTGTGCCGACAGCTTCATGCCCGTGTGGACAAGGTGGATGAGGAGAGATACGATGTGGAGGCAAAAGTTACCAAGAACATCACGGAG ATCGCAGATCTGACCCAGAAGATCTTTGACCTTCGGGGCAAGTTCAAGAGGCCCACCCTACGGAGAGTGCGGATCTCTGCAGATGCCATGATGCAGGCCCTGCTGGGGACGAGGGCTAAGGAGTCCTTAGACCTGCGGGCCCACCTCAAGCAGGTGAAGAAGGAGGACACAGAGAAG GAAAACCGGGAAGTGGGAGACTGGCGCAAGAACATCGACGCACTGAGTGGAATGGAGGGACGCAAGAAAAAGTTTGAGGGCTGA